A stretch of Ipomoea triloba cultivar NCNSP0323 chromosome 11, ASM357664v1 DNA encodes these proteins:
- the LOC115997062 gene encoding 60S ribosomal protein L4-1-like codes for MTTAAARPLVTIQALENDMATDGGSAADCLPLPGVMKAPIRPDVVTFVHSNISRNSRQPYAVSKRAGHQTSAESWGTGRAVSRIPRVPGGGTHRAGQGAFGNMCRGGRMFAPTKIWRRWHRKIPVNQKRYAVVSAIAASAVPALVLARGHRVESVPEIPLVVSDSAEGIEKTSNAIKALKQIGAYPDAEKAKDSHAIRPGKGKMRNRRYISRKGPLIVYGTEGAKLVKAFRNIPGVEICHVDRLNLLKLAPGGHLGRFIIWTKSAFEKLDEVYGSFDKPSEKKKGYVLPRPKMVNADLARIINSDEVQSVVRPIKKEVKRATLKKNPLKNLNVLLKLNPHAKTARRMALLAEAQRVKAKSEKLAKKRHQISKEEASAIAAAGKSWYKTMISDSDYTEFENFSKWLGVSQ; via the exons ATGACCACCGCCGCTGCGCGCCCGCTGGTTACCATCCAAGCTTTGGAGAATGACATGGCCACTGACGGAGGCTCCGCCGCCGATTGCCTCCCTCTGCCGGGAGTCATGAAGGCTCCGATCCGACCTGACGTGGTCACCTTCGTCCATTCCAATATCTCCAGGAATTCCCGCCAGCCGTATGCTGTATCGAAGCGCGCTGGCCATCAGACCTCCGCGGAGTCATGGGGGACTGGCCGTGCTGTTTCCCGTATCCCCCGTGTGCCGGGAGGTGGTACGCACCGCGCAGGGCAGGGAGCGTTCGGGAATATGTGCCGCGGTGGACGTATGTTCGCTCCGACGAAAATCTGGCGCCGCTGGCACCGGAAGATACCGGTTAACCAGAAACGGTATGCGGTTGTTTCCGCTATTGCCGCCTCGGCAGTTCCCGCCCTCGTGCTTGCACGTGGACATCGCGTGGAATCCGTTCCGGAGATTCCGCTCGTGGTTTCGGATTCTGCTGAGGGCATTGAGAAGACCTCGAATGCTATCAAGGCTCTAAAGCAGATCGGAGCCTATCCTGACGCTGAGAAGGCGAAGGACAGTCACGCGATTAGGCCAGGGAAGGGTAAGATGCGTAACCGCCGTTATATTTCCCGTAAAGGTCCTCTGATTGTGTATGGAACCGAGGGAGCTAAGCTCGTGAAGGCTTTCCGTAACATTCCGGGCGTTGAAATTTGCCACGTGGACCGTTTAAACCTTCTCAAGCTCGCTCCCGGAGGACACCTTGGCCGTTTCATCATCTGGACTAAATCTGCATTCGAGAAGTTGGATGAGGTTTATGGTTCATTTGACAAGCCTTCAGAGAAGAAGAAGGGATATGTATTGCCAAGGCCGAAGATGGTGAATGCTGACCTGGCTAGGATCATCAACTCCGATGAGGTTCAGTCCGTTGTCAGGCCTATCAAAAAGGAGGTGAAGAGAGCGACTTTGAAGAAGAATCCTCTGAAGAACTTGAATGTGCTTCTCAAGCTCAACCCACATGCTAAGACGGCTAGGAGGATGGCCCTTTTGGCTGAGGCACAACGAGTTAAGGCCAAGTCTGAGAAGCTGGCGAAGAAGAGACATCAAATCTCCAAG GAGGAGGCATCTGCAATTGCGGCTGCTGGTAAGTCATGGTACAAGACCATGATATCTGATTCCGACTACACTGAATTCGAGAACTTCTCTAAGTGGTTGGGAGTGTCTCAGTGA